AGACCGTCCACGCCCTGCCGGAACTCCCGGTGACCAGCCGGGGGAAGCTCGACAAGCGGGCGCTGCTCCAGCTCGCCGCCGACGCGAAGCGGGGGGTGGCGCGATGACGACGACCCCGCTGAGCGAACGCCCGTCGACGCAGACCGCGGTTGCGTCCGCCGGCACGTTGCGCACCGAACCGGCCGGCGAGCCGCCGCGTCCGCCGCTGCCCCGGCGGATCTTCAAGCATCCGGCGCTGATGCACTACAACCGGCTCGTCGCGCTCGTCCTCGCCGTGAACCTGGCCGTGGGCTGGTACGGGTTCGGCGCCACCTGGTGGTCGGGCCCCGAACTGCCGACCTCCCGGCTGGCCGAACTGGCGCTGATCAACTTCACGCTCGCCATCGTCGTCCGGCAGCAGTACGTCATCAACCTGTTCTTCTGGCTGGCCACCCGAGCACGTACGAGTTGGCCGCTACGGCTCAGGTGGACGCTCGGGAAGGTCTACCACTTCGGCGGACTGCACGTCGGCGGCGCGCTCGCCGGGACCCTGTGGTTCCTCGCGTTCACCGCGACGGCCACCGTCGCGGCAACCCGGTCCACCCCGGACACGTCCACCACGCTGGTCGTGTCGTACCTACTGGTCGTCCTGCTCCTGACCGTGTGCGGGACCGCGATGCCGCCGCTGCGCGCCCGCTACCACAATCTCTTCGAGCGCGTCCACCGGTTCGGCGGCTGGCTGGCCCTGGTGCTGTTCTGGGCGCTGACGGTCCTGCTGGTGGAGGCGGACCGCGCTGCCCGCCCGCTCGCCGCCGCGCTGCTCGCCGAGCCGGACGTCTGGGCACTGACACTGATCACGTTCAGCGTCACGCTGCCGTGGCTGCGGCTGCGGAAGGTTCCCGTGACCGTCGAACGGCCGTCGACGCACGTCGCGCTGGTGCGGCTCGAACGGCGAAAGGCTCCCTTCGCCGGCTCCTCCACCGCGGTCAGCCGCAGCCCGCTGCTGGAGTGGCACTCGTTCGCCAATGTCCCCGCCCCCGGAGAGCGGAGCTTCCGGATCACCATATCCCGGGCGGGCGACTGGACCGGCGCCTTCGTCGACGACCCACCGTCCCACGTGTGGGTCAAGGGAATCACCACCGCCGGAGTGGCCAACATCGAGACCCTCTTCACCAAGGTGGTGTACGTCGCCACCGGTAGCGGCATCGGGCCGGTGCTGCCCCACCTGCTGGCCGACGAGGTTCCCTCCCACCTGGTCTGGGTCGTCCGTAGCCCCCGGGTCACCTACGGCGACACGCTGGTGGACGAGATCCTTGCCGCCCGGCCGGGCGCGACGATCTGGGACACCGCCACCGACGGCAAGCCCGACATGGTCGCCCTGGCGGACGAGGCCTGTCGCGAACACGGCGCCGAGGCCGTCATCTGCATTTCCAACAAGAAGCTGACCTGGCAGGTCGTCCGCGGTCTGGAGGAGCGGGGCATCCCCGCCTACGGCGCCATCTGGGACTCCTGACGAAGCGAGGGAGAAACACCGTGAATCTGATCGTGGAGCGGACCGACCGGGTGGTCACCGTGCGACTGAACCGGCCCGCCGCCCGTAACGCCCTGAACACAGAACTGATGACCGACCTGCTGGCCGCGCTGCAACCCCTCGACCGGGACCCCGGCGTCGGGTGTTTCGTCATCACCGGCTCGGACCAGGTCTTCGCGGCGGGTGCCGACATCCGGGAGATGGCGGCGAAGTCCGCCGTGGACATGGTGGTCGAGGACTTCTTCGCCGGCTGGGAGGCGTTCACCGCCCTGCGCACCCCCACCATCGCCGCCGTCGCCGGTCATGCCCTCGGTGGCGGGTGCGAACTGGCCATGATGTGCGACATCGTCATCGCCGCCGACACGGCGCGCTTCGGGCAACCGGAGATCAAGCTCGGCGTGATCCCCGGCATCGGCGGCACCCAGCGGTTGACCCGGCTGGTGGGCAAGGCCAAGGCGATGGACCTGATCCTCACCGGTCGGCTGATGGGCGCCGAGGAGGCCGAGCGCAGCGGTCTGGTCGCCCGGGTGGTACCGGCCGACCGGCTGATGGCGGAGGCGCGGGCCGTCGCGACGGTGGTGGCCTCGTACGGCAAGGTGGCCACCACCGCGGCGTGCGAGGCGGTGGACCGGGCCCTGGAGACCAGCCTCCGCGAGGGCGTCCTCTTCGAGCGGCGCAGTTTCCATGCCCTGTTCGCCACCGCCGACCAGCGGGAGGGCATGCGGGCGTTCCTCGACAAACGCGCGCCGCGGTTCACCGGCCGATAGCGCGGGCAGAGCAGGGCTGACGGGCGACGGCGGGCACGGGCTGTGTTCGCCGTCGCGCCGTGGGCTCCGGGCCTGGTGCGTGACACGGCGACGACGTCGCGGTGGGCCGGGCAGTCACCAGGTTTCGTCGCCGGGACACGGCGGTGTCGCCG
The sequence above is a segment of the Micromonospora sp. WMMA1363 genome. Coding sequences within it:
- a CDS encoding enoyl-CoA hydratase-related protein encodes the protein MNLIVERTDRVVTVRLNRPAARNALNTELMTDLLAALQPLDRDPGVGCFVITGSDQVFAAGADIREMAAKSAVDMVVEDFFAGWEAFTALRTPTIAAVAGHALGGGCELAMMCDIVIAADTARFGQPEIKLGVIPGIGGTQRLTRLVGKAKAMDLILTGRLMGAEEAERSGLVARVVPADRLMAEARAVATVVASYGKVATTAACEAVDRALETSLREGVLFERRSFHALFATADQREGMRAFLDKRAPRFTGR